The following coding sequences are from one Paenibacillus tundrae window:
- the sufB gene encoding Fe-S cluster assembly protein SufB, with protein MAKKAPEMEEYKYGFRDEHESIFKTGKGLTAEIVTEISRIKNEPEWMLEFRLKSLKQFEKMAMPKWGGDLDGLDFNDIQYYVRPSDKQGKTWEEVPSEIKETFDKLGIPEAEQKFLAGVSAQYESEVVYHNMQKELEDQGVIFMDTDTALREHPEILREYFATVIPPADNKFAALNSAVWSGGSFIYVPKGVKCEVPLQAYFRINSENMGQFERTLIIADEDSFVHYVEGCTAPIYSTNSLHSAVVEIICKKNARVRYTTIQNWAPNIYNLVTKRAVAEENATMEWVDGNIGSKLTMKYPAVVLKGRGAKGSVLSIAVAGKNQHQDAGAKMIHLAPDTTSTIVSKSISKHGGKVTYRGLASFGRQAEGAKSNIKCDTLILDNESTSDTIPYNEIMNDNIMLEHEATVSKVSEDQLFYLMSRGLTEAEATQMIIMGFIEPFTKELPMEYAVEMNRLIKFEMEGSIG; from the coding sequence ATGGCTAAAAAAGCACCAGAAATGGAAGAGTATAAATATGGTTTTCGCGATGAGCACGAATCCATCTTCAAAACCGGTAAAGGTCTGACTGCAGAGATCGTTACTGAAATTTCTCGGATTAAAAATGAACCAGAATGGATGTTGGAATTCCGTTTGAAATCCTTGAAACAATTCGAGAAAATGGCTATGCCAAAATGGGGTGGAGACCTCGACGGATTGGACTTCAACGATATTCAATACTATGTTCGTCCTTCTGATAAGCAAGGGAAAACATGGGAAGAGGTTCCTTCTGAAATCAAAGAAACCTTTGATAAATTGGGTATTCCTGAAGCAGAGCAGAAGTTCCTTGCAGGTGTATCGGCTCAGTATGAGTCCGAGGTGGTATACCACAACATGCAAAAGGAATTGGAAGATCAAGGTGTTATCTTCATGGATACCGATACAGCTCTGAGAGAGCACCCGGAAATCCTGCGTGAATATTTCGCTACCGTTATTCCACCAGCAGACAACAAGTTTGCAGCGTTGAATAGTGCCGTATGGTCCGGAGGAAGCTTCATCTACGTGCCAAAAGGCGTGAAATGTGAAGTGCCTCTGCAAGCATATTTCCGGATCAACTCCGAAAATATGGGACAATTTGAGCGTACACTGATCATTGCAGACGAAGACAGCTTCGTTCACTATGTTGAGGGCTGTACAGCTCCGATCTACAGCACGAACTCACTTCACAGTGCGGTTGTTGAAATCATCTGTAAGAAAAATGCCCGTGTTCGTTACACAACGATTCAAAACTGGGCACCAAACATCTACAACCTCGTTACTAAACGTGCGGTTGCAGAAGAGAATGCAACGATGGAATGGGTCGATGGTAACATCGGTTCCAAACTGACGATGAAATATCCTGCTGTTGTTCTGAAAGGCCGTGGAGCGAAAGGTTCCGTTCTGTCCATCGCTGTAGCTGGTAAAAATCAGCATCAGGATGCAGGTGCGAAAATGATCCACTTGGCTCCAGATACAACATCAACGATCGTTTCCAAGTCCATCAGTAAACATGGTGGTAAAGTAACGTATCGTGGTCTGGCTTCCTTTGGTCGCCAAGCGGAAGGCGCGAAATCCAATATCAAGTGTGATACCCTCATTCTCGATAATGAGTCCACATCCGATACAATTCCTTACAATGAAATCATGAATGACAACATCATGCTGGAGCATGAAGCGACGGTATCCAAAGTATCTGAGGATCAACTCTTCTATCTGATGAGTCGTGGTCTGACCGAAGCAGAAGCAACACAGATGATCATCATGGGCTTCATCGAGCCGTTCACGAAGGAATTGCCGATGGAATACGCGGTAGAAATGAACAGATTGATCAAATTCGAAATGGAAGGTTCTATCGGTTAA
- a CDS encoding M23 family metallopeptidase: MMSLNPFEGYRITSSFGYRIHPIHGGQTFHRGIDLVTEPWNGSVYAFLEGVVRFAGEGVTGSGFGGYGLTVAVEDHRGYLHCYAHLSRIAVKVGQHVQQKQLIGNQGSTGQSTGPHVHYEIRKASRPSYGFTASENGVVEPETYLKSEYRSMAEEEEAQPMTSEEKQRFETMQRTLEAQASWIKQQQNRANMPCPAWAQDAFNYYRSFIMTDTGSYDFWRLLVIMYRKEKNINVNPDATN; this comes from the coding sequence ATGATGAGCTTAAATCCGTTTGAGGGATATCGTATTACCAGCTCATTTGGTTATCGTATTCATCCCATCCATGGCGGGCAGACATTTCATCGGGGTATTGATCTGGTCACAGAGCCATGGAATGGCTCTGTCTATGCTTTTTTGGAGGGAGTCGTACGATTTGCTGGTGAAGGGGTTACAGGCTCAGGATTCGGAGGTTACGGGCTTACAGTAGCGGTAGAAGATCATCGAGGTTACTTACATTGTTACGCTCATCTGTCCCGAATTGCGGTGAAGGTTGGACAACATGTTCAGCAAAAGCAACTCATTGGCAATCAGGGCAGTACGGGTCAGAGCACAGGACCGCATGTGCATTATGAAATACGTAAAGCAAGTAGACCCTCTTATGGTTTCACAGCGAGTGAGAATGGCGTTGTCGAGCCGGAAACATATCTGAAGTCCGAATATCGCTCCATGGCGGAGGAAGAGGAGGCACAGCCCATGACAAGTGAGGAGAAGCAAAGGTTTGAGACTATGCAGAGAACATTGGAAGCTCAGGCGTCCTGGATTAAGCAGCAGCAAAATCGTGCCAATATGCCCTGTCCCGCCTGGGCACAAGATGCATTCAATTATTACCGTTCATTCATCATGACGGATACAGGGAGCTATGATTTTTGGAGGTTGCTTGTCATTATGTACCGCAAGGAGAAGAATATTAACGTAAATCCCGACGCGACAAATTAA
- a CDS encoding YjcZ family sporulation protein — MSEVGYGCGGNNVGGVGGYNPFTSTGAILVLFILLVIITKAFCV; from the coding sequence ATGAGCGAAGTAGGATATGGCTGTGGTGGTAACAACGTAGGTGGCGTGGGTGGTTACAACCCATTCACATCGACAGGTGCAATCTTGGTATTGTTCATTCTGTTGGTTATCATCACTAAAGCGTTCTGTGTATAA
- a CDS encoding HD-GYP domain-containing protein: MRVHVTDLKPGDLLINDVYNNAGLHMLVKGSTLSEDDIAKLLQHGIDYADVEHTPSDLHSDEQTLRSDQTRLLTNLFEDTIKGTETLFEQAMEKGFIDETQVDHILVNLTSQLEKQKDVVSLLLMMDGDNEYTYTHSLQVGMLAFYIAGWMGYNPEECLTVAKAGYLHDIGKSKIPPEMLHKPGKLTPEEFEEMKKHTLYGYEIIMESTQDELLATVALQHHEREDGSGYPYGLKRDEIHPYSRITAVADVYSAMTTNRVYQTKQELISVLCELYSLSFGQLNGEVTQELIKHMLPNFIGKRVLLTTGQTGLIVMNNPADYFRPLVQTSSAFIDLAKERDVAIVEIYVQ, from the coding sequence GTGAGAGTGCATGTTACTGATCTTAAACCTGGCGACCTGTTAATAAATGACGTATATAACAATGCAGGTCTCCACATGCTGGTGAAAGGTTCCACGCTTAGCGAAGATGATATTGCCAAATTGCTGCAACACGGAATCGATTACGCAGATGTAGAGCATACACCATCCGATTTACACTCTGATGAACAAACCTTACGTTCCGATCAAACCCGTCTTTTAACTAATCTGTTTGAAGATACGATAAAAGGTACTGAAACGTTGTTCGAGCAAGCCATGGAAAAGGGATTTATTGATGAGACTCAGGTTGATCATATCTTAGTTAACTTAACATCTCAGCTTGAAAAACAAAAAGATGTCGTTTCTCTTCTACTTATGATGGACGGAGATAACGAATACACGTACACTCATTCGTTACAAGTTGGCATGCTTGCCTTCTATATCGCGGGGTGGATGGGGTATAATCCAGAAGAGTGTTTGACCGTGGCCAAAGCTGGTTATTTGCACGACATCGGCAAATCGAAGATTCCTCCTGAAATGTTACATAAGCCGGGGAAATTAACTCCGGAAGAATTCGAAGAAATGAAAAAGCACACCCTATATGGGTATGAGATTATTATGGAATCGACTCAAGATGAACTTCTTGCAACCGTAGCATTACAGCATCATGAGCGTGAGGATGGTAGTGGTTATCCTTACGGACTAAAAAGAGACGAGATTCATCCATACTCCCGTATTACAGCTGTAGCTGACGTGTACAGCGCCATGACAACCAATCGGGTATATCAGACCAAACAAGAGCTAATCTCTGTCTTATGCGAGCTGTACAGCCTTAGTTTTGGTCAATTAAATGGAGAAGTCACTCAGGAACTTATTAAACATATGCTTCCTAATTTTATCGGTAAACGAGTTCTTCTCACCACAGGTCAGACTGGTCTCATTGTCATGAATAATCCAGCGGATTACTTCCGTCCACTCGTACAGACATCCTCTGCCTTTATCGATTTAGCGAAGGAAAGAGATGTTGCGATTGTTGAGATTTATGTCCAGTAG
- a CDS encoding molybdenum cofactor biosynthesis protein, with translation MKLNIQLFAGIAERLGTSLIEYEYDGAEPTAALLKEKLAESYPELASQIRTSFLAVNQQYAPADTIISAQDEIALIPPVSGGDGTENRKSEQGASSTTPDGRYQITTSPLSVEATTNLVITANHGAALTFVGTTREMTGEQRTVHLEYEAYVPMALAQMAAIGDEISERWPGVLCAISHRIGQVDVAEISVVIAVSSPHRSDCYDASRYAIERLKQTVPIWKKEIWEDGSEWKGHQLGPWNPMQQQ, from the coding sequence ATGAAATTGAACATTCAACTATTTGCAGGTATTGCTGAACGCCTCGGCACTTCTCTGATTGAATATGAATATGACGGAGCTGAGCCAACAGCTGCTCTTTTGAAAGAAAAATTAGCCGAATCATACCCTGAATTAGCCTCTCAGATCCGCACTTCCTTTCTTGCTGTAAACCAACAGTACGCTCCTGCCGATACTATTATATCGGCTCAAGATGAGATTGCTTTGATACCTCCTGTATCCGGAGGTGATGGCACAGAGAATCGGAAGTCCGAGCAAGGGGCTTCCTCTACTACTCCAGATGGACGATATCAGATCACTACATCTCCCTTGTCTGTGGAAGCAACGACCAATCTTGTCATTACCGCTAACCATGGTGCTGCTCTTACGTTTGTCGGAACTACGCGCGAGATGACGGGTGAACAACGAACAGTGCACTTGGAATATGAAGCTTATGTTCCCATGGCGCTAGCACAGATGGCAGCCATCGGTGATGAAATCTCTGAGCGCTGGCCTGGCGTGTTATGCGCAATAAGCCATCGAATTGGACAAGTAGACGTTGCTGAGATTAGTGTGGTCATTGCCGTCTCCTCTCCTCATCGCAGTGATTGTTACGATGCAAGTCGTTATGCCATCGAGAGATTGAAGCAAACTGTGCCGATCTGGAAAAAAGAAATATGGGAAGATGGCTCCGAGTGGAAGGGTCATCAATTGGGTCCTTGGAACCCTATGCAACAACAATAA
- a CDS encoding bifunctional metallophosphatase/5'-nucleotidase, which translates to MSTTNTQVLTILHTNDIHSHFGAMSSIAAMIEKEREQAENILVLDIGDHMDRKAVETEGTLGAANVDVINLTGYDAITIGNNEGLTITPEQLARTYSGLQCPVVCGNVVEYETGLVPSWMHTSLVVTKGEFRIGLLGATAPFTTFYDLLGWSLLDPIETLSKQVAELSPKVDVIIVLSHLGLSTDRRLAEQIEGIDVILGGHTHHVLEEPLIIGNTTIAASGKFGEWLGKVVLERQNSTSKPILVSSGCVPVTSTLLEEQVTLAIATNRAEAEKSLEQTAVMVDKPLSVHYERESPFATLLAQAVRQATGTQVSLVNAGQLLGDLPQGVITKGMLHSLCPSPINACTICLKGSHIREALEQSLLPEFTDKPIIGFGFRGKVLGTLCVDGMEIEYDPERPAYEKIRSIRIAGSPIQEEQQYVVGTLGMFTFNVGYPPLAQGTETNYYLPEFLRDLVEIELKRPGALDECLRPRWREI; encoded by the coding sequence ATGAGCACCACGAATACACAAGTGTTAACAATACTGCATACGAATGACATTCACAGTCATTTTGGTGCCATGAGTTCGATCGCCGCCATGATTGAAAAAGAAAGAGAACAAGCTGAGAATATTTTGGTTCTTGATATAGGAGATCATATGGATCGTAAGGCTGTGGAGACGGAAGGCACACTTGGAGCAGCCAACGTCGACGTGATCAATCTTACTGGATATGATGCCATTACGATCGGGAATAACGAAGGACTTACGATAACACCTGAACAACTGGCAAGAACATATTCCGGGCTCCAATGTCCTGTTGTTTGCGGAAATGTTGTGGAATATGAGACTGGACTTGTCCCATCCTGGATGCACACGTCGCTCGTCGTGACCAAGGGTGAATTTCGCATCGGTTTATTAGGGGCAACAGCACCATTCACTACGTTCTATGATTTGTTAGGATGGAGTCTTCTTGATCCTATCGAGACGCTGAGTAAACAAGTTGCTGAATTGTCTCCCAAGGTGGATGTCATCATTGTTTTATCACATTTGGGACTATCCACAGATCGCAGATTGGCAGAGCAGATTGAAGGCATTGACGTGATCTTGGGCGGACATACACATCATGTGCTTGAGGAGCCTCTGATAATTGGCAATACCACCATTGCAGCAAGCGGTAAGTTCGGGGAATGGCTCGGTAAAGTGGTCTTAGAGCGTCAGAACTCTACGAGCAAGCCTATCCTTGTAAGCAGTGGATGTGTTCCGGTGACATCCACTCTTCTGGAAGAGCAAGTTACTCTCGCAATCGCTACGAATCGTGCTGAAGCAGAGAAATCACTAGAGCAGACAGCCGTAATGGTGGACAAGCCACTTTCCGTTCATTATGAGCGTGAATCCCCTTTTGCCACCTTGCTTGCGCAAGCGGTTAGACAGGCTACAGGTACCCAAGTGTCTCTGGTGAATGCAGGACAGTTACTTGGAGATCTTCCACAGGGAGTTATTACCAAAGGAATGTTACATTCCCTATGTCCTTCTCCGATCAATGCTTGTACAATATGCTTAAAAGGCAGCCACATCCGTGAAGCACTTGAGCAATCATTGCTGCCAGAGTTTACGGATAAACCAATCATTGGATTTGGGTTTCGTGGGAAGGTTCTAGGAACGTTATGCGTGGACGGGATGGAGATTGAATATGATCCTGAGCGACCGGCATATGAGAAAATTCGTTCTATACGTATTGCGGGCAGTCCTATTCAGGAGGAACAACAATATGTGGTCGGTACACTCGGAATGTTTACGTTTAATGTGGGATATCCTCCACTCGCCCAGGGTACAGAAACGAATTATTATCTTCCAGAATTCTTACGGGATCTAGTGGAAATAGAACTAAAACGACCAGGAGCGCTGGACGAATGCCTGCGACCTCGCTGGCGAGAAATATAA
- a CDS encoding HD-GYP domain-containing protein yields the protein MRLVHINLLQPGMKLGKRIYSEEGLVLLSEDVELTQRLISRMKDLGIGYVYIKDAATEDIIVPEMLQEETKRRALVEIKQQFQNMSGFRTKSRIPHFGKTLTGLMNTILEDIGSQKEAMIMLMDMNSTDFDLYNHSLNVCVYTLVLGVASGYNRQQLMEIGLGALLHDIGKTQIASEVLYKPSRLTDEEFKLIQQHTTYGHRILKDEPGIPLLAAHCALQHHERIDGSGYPFGLKGNEIHEYAKWIALADSYDAMTTNRVYQQALLPHQAVEVLYTGSCTLYEQRMLEKFRDCVAIYPIGMSVTLSTGEVGVVASIHPRIPQRPIIRVLKDAEGQVLHAPYEIDLSTALSVMITGVEGAEEMPSMPVSGQYLES from the coding sequence GTGCGTTTAGTACATATAAACTTATTGCAGCCTGGCATGAAGCTGGGGAAAAGGATATATAGCGAAGAGGGTTTGGTACTGCTCAGTGAGGATGTGGAATTAACTCAGCGATTAATCTCTCGAATGAAAGATCTCGGGATCGGATATGTCTATATAAAAGACGCGGCAACAGAGGATATCATTGTACCCGAAATGTTACAGGAGGAGACCAAGCGTAGAGCGTTGGTTGAGATTAAGCAGCAGTTCCAGAACATGTCTGGCTTTCGAACGAAGAGCCGAATCCCGCATTTCGGTAAAACACTGACCGGATTAATGAATACGATTTTAGAAGACATCGGTAGCCAGAAGGAAGCCATGATTATGCTCATGGACATGAACTCTACTGATTTTGACTTATATAATCATTCATTGAATGTTTGTGTATATACATTGGTTCTTGGGGTAGCATCGGGCTACAATAGACAACAGCTAATGGAAATTGGCCTTGGTGCCTTATTGCATGATATCGGAAAAACACAGATAGCTTCAGAAGTACTGTATAAGCCTTCTAGATTAACGGACGAGGAATTCAAACTCATTCAGCAGCATACTACATATGGACATCGTATCCTCAAAGACGAGCCGGGTATACCGCTTTTGGCTGCACATTGCGCACTCCAGCATCATGAACGAATTGACGGTAGCGGTTATCCATTCGGCCTAAAAGGTAATGAAATTCATGAATATGCCAAATGGATTGCACTCGCGGATTCATACGATGCGATGACAACCAATCGAGTGTATCAGCAAGCCTTATTACCACATCAAGCTGTGGAAGTACTCTACACTGGTTCTTGTACGCTTTATGAACAACGGATGCTTGAGAAATTTCGAGATTGTGTTGCGATCTATCCTATTGGCATGTCGGTTACACTAAGTACAGGTGAGGTTGGTGTCGTGGCCTCGATCCATCCACGTATCCCGCAACGCCCAATCATTCGAGTGCTGAAGGATGCAGAGGGTCAGGTTTTGCATGCACCCTATGAGATTGATCTATCGACTGCATTGTCAGTTATGATTACAGGTGTGGAGGGCGCGGAAGAGATGCCTTCGATGCCAGTTAGTGGACAGTATTTGGAAAGCTGA
- the yfkAB gene encoding radical SAM/CxCxxxxC motif protein YfkAB — protein sequence MTMLNSGSVQPMPLSPTNDPWDPIGSLRTYGRHVLTSVEMTVTHLCNMRCEHCAVGDMLTMREAPALPLPLMLKRLDEVEHLQTISLTGGEPSFSQKTVDEMIIPLLKYAKERGIRSQINSNLTLDLNRYEKLLPYLDVMHISFNYLNADDFHQVGFANSGRPVKREVAVKMYEKMIENSRKLSEAGMFISAESMINYRTHDKLEGIHQLIREMGCVRHEVHPMYNSNFASNLPVLSLDHMRTAIHRLLDVRDKEMWMLFGTLPFFACSAAEQDRELINRLHSEPNVTVRNDPDGRNRVNVNMFTGNVYVTDFADIPAFGNIRDRKLDDVFHEWSAEHPLNQTVNCHCDIASCCGPNLLVADMYYKGVDFKSRKAITR from the coding sequence ATGACCATGCTAAATTCAGGATCGGTTCAACCGATGCCTTTATCGCCGACAAACGATCCATGGGATCCAATCGGTTCTTTGCGTACATATGGACGCCATGTACTGACTAGTGTAGAAATGACCGTGACTCATTTGTGTAATATGCGCTGCGAGCATTGCGCGGTGGGTGATATGCTTACGATGCGTGAGGCTCCAGCTCTTCCGTTGCCTTTGATGTTGAAACGGTTAGATGAGGTAGAACATCTGCAAACGATTAGTTTGACAGGTGGGGAACCAAGCTTCAGTCAGAAAACGGTGGATGAGATGATTATTCCGCTGCTCAAATATGCGAAGGAGCGTGGCATAAGGTCCCAGATCAATTCCAATCTTACGCTAGATCTGAATCGATATGAGAAGTTGCTTCCTTATTTGGATGTCATGCACATCTCCTTTAATTATCTGAATGCGGATGATTTCCATCAAGTTGGGTTTGCGAACAGTGGCAGACCGGTTAAACGCGAAGTTGCGGTGAAGATGTACGAGAAAATGATCGAAAACTCACGTAAGTTAAGTGAAGCTGGCATGTTTATCTCTGCCGAGTCCATGATTAACTACCGTACTCATGACAAACTCGAGGGTATTCACCAGTTAATTCGTGAGATGGGCTGTGTACGTCATGAAGTGCATCCGATGTATAATTCGAACTTTGCATCCAACCTGCCTGTTCTGTCGCTGGATCATATGCGTACGGCCATTCATCGATTGCTTGACGTACGTGATAAGGAGATGTGGATGTTGTTCGGTACACTTCCATTCTTCGCATGTAGCGCTGCGGAACAGGATCGTGAGCTGATTAATCGTCTGCACAGTGAACCGAACGTAACCGTTCGTAACGATCCAGATGGGCGTAACCGAGTTAACGTAAATATGTTTACAGGTAATGTGTATGTGACTGACTTTGCAGACATCCCAGCCTTTGGCAACATTCGAGATCGTAAGCTGGATGATGTCTTCCATGAGTGGTCGGCAGAGCATCCGCTGAACCAGACAGTGAATTGTCACTGTGATATCGCATCCTGCTGCGGCCCTAATCTGTTGGTGGCGGATATGTATTATAAGGGTGTTGATTTTAAATCAAGAAAGGCAATTACACGCTGA
- a CDS encoding hemolysin family protein translates to MDIHTEFHLGQLLFNLVCVFLLVFLNGVFVAAEFSLVKVRQTRLTQLQSEGNRLAGYALKVNGKLDAYLSATQFGITLTSLGLGWLGEPAISELLVQPLMTKLGVVDTALISTVSVIVGFSIITFLHIVLGELAPKSLAIQKTDGVALFLSAPLLLFYKIFFPFIWVLNASANALLRLAGIEPASEGEAHSEDELRILMKQSAKSGVIDKDEIKLMDNIFDFSDMLAREVMLPRTDMDCLYTNLSLEENLKIINATKHSRYPVAVEDKDEIIGFIHITDLLLAEPEQQHDLASLVRPILNVPESMEISHVLRLMQKKHSQMTLVVDEYGGTAGLLTAEEILEEIVGDLYDEFEDERPHMERNGDSFSIDGRSLIEEVHEWTGAVIDDDEVDTIGGWLFKELEGSPAKGKTRERNGYVFEVEESSRLRITRVKVYKHTISQDNDEPDQQDE, encoded by the coding sequence TTGGATATTCATACCGAATTTCATCTTGGGCAATTACTGTTTAATCTGGTGTGTGTGTTTCTGCTCGTCTTCTTGAATGGCGTATTTGTTGCAGCGGAATTTTCCCTCGTGAAAGTGAGGCAGACTCGTCTGACGCAATTACAGAGTGAGGGCAATCGTCTGGCTGGCTATGCGCTAAAAGTGAACGGCAAACTGGATGCGTATCTATCTGCAACCCAGTTTGGAATCACGTTGACTTCCCTTGGACTTGGATGGCTCGGTGAACCAGCGATATCTGAATTACTGGTTCAACCCCTCATGACCAAGCTTGGTGTAGTAGATACAGCGCTCATATCGACAGTTTCCGTTATCGTAGGTTTCAGTATTATTACGTTCCTACATATCGTACTTGGTGAGCTTGCTCCCAAATCACTGGCGATTCAAAAGACAGACGGAGTTGCGCTGTTCTTGTCTGCACCACTGCTCCTTTTCTATAAAATCTTCTTCCCATTCATCTGGGTGTTAAATGCGTCGGCGAATGCGTTACTCCGTCTTGCTGGAATTGAACCTGCAAGTGAAGGAGAAGCACATTCTGAGGATGAGCTGCGCATTCTCATGAAACAAAGTGCCAAGAGTGGAGTTATTGATAAGGATGAGATCAAATTGATGGATAACATCTTTGATTTCTCTGATATGCTCGCTCGTGAGGTCATGTTGCCACGTACAGATATGGATTGTCTTTACACCAATCTGTCTTTGGAGGAGAATCTGAAGATCATCAATGCGACTAAGCACTCTCGATATCCGGTAGCGGTGGAGGATAAGGATGAGATCATTGGATTTATCCATATTACGGACTTACTGCTAGCTGAACCAGAACAACAGCATGACCTTGCTTCTCTCGTTCGTCCAATTCTCAACGTTCCGGAATCCATGGAAATTAGTCATGTGTTACGTCTCATGCAGAAGAAACATTCTCAGATGACGTTGGTGGTTGATGAATATGGCGGTACAGCCGGATTGTTAACAGCTGAAGAGATTCTGGAAGAGATTGTCGGAGATCTGTACGATGAGTTTGAGGACGAGCGTCCACATATGGAGCGCAATGGGGATTCTTTCTCAATCGACGGTCGCTCTCTTATTGAAGAAGTGCATGAATGGACTGGAGCCGTTATCGATGATGATGAAGTGGATACCATCGGCGGCTGGCTGTTCAAGGAGCTTGAAGGTAGTCCTGCCAAAGGCAAAACACGCGAACGGAACGGATACGTATTTGAGGTGGAGGAATCCAGTCGATTGCGAATTACGCGGGTGAAGGTGTACAAGCATACAATATCGCAGGACAATGATGAACCAGACCAACAAGATGAATAA
- a CDS encoding spore coat associated protein CotJA, with the protein MKDPQIRAYRPFIGPFDPCEPKEIRTYLVPPQLFIPFQPMGWPQYSPAEALRLGTLWPALYSPYTSAKAKEKGV; encoded by the coding sequence ATGAAGGATCCGCAGATTCGTGCATACAGGCCATTTATTGGACCATTTGATCCGTGTGAACCGAAGGAGATTCGAACGTATTTGGTTCCTCCACAGCTGTTTATTCCATTTCAACCTATGGGATGGCCGCAGTATAGTCCCGCAGAAGCGCTTAGATTAGGAACGTTGTGGCCCGCCTTGTACAGCCCATACACATCGGCAAAAGCGAAGGAAAAGGGGGTGTAA
- a CDS encoding spore coat protein CotJB produces the protein MESEEVAKACDARYYELLEELQALDFVLVELNLYLDTHPGDYQSIEQYNKFAQERMRVAQEFQQLYGPLTNFGHAFSKYPWEWSQTPWPWQV, from the coding sequence ATGGAATCTGAAGAGGTAGCTAAAGCTTGCGATGCTAGATATTATGAGTTGCTAGAGGAATTACAGGCCTTAGATTTTGTGTTAGTGGAGCTTAACCTGTATTTGGATACACATCCTGGAGATTATCAGAGTATTGAGCAGTACAATAAGTTCGCTCAAGAACGCATGCGAGTAGCACAGGAATTTCAGCAATTGTACGGTCCGTTAACGAACTTTGGTCATGCCTTTTCCAAATACCCGTGGGAATGGTCACAGACGCCTTGGCCTTGGCAAGTATAG